The proteins below are encoded in one region of Corvus hawaiiensis isolate bCorHaw1 chromosome 3, bCorHaw1.pri.cur, whole genome shotgun sequence:
- the LOC125323891 gene encoding LOW QUALITY PROTEIN: serine/threonine-protein kinase pim-1-like (The sequence of the model RefSeq protein was modified relative to this genomic sequence to represent the inferred CDS: substituted 1 base at 1 genomic stop codon), producing the protein MGVVSGFSPHLQAAIKRVSRDRIPEWARLHSGALVPLELALLWMVSRPGFRGAVRLLDWFELPDGFALVMERPERCQDLWYFLEERAFLTEPVARGLFRQVLEAVRHCTSRGVLHRHIKAENVLVDLATGEAKLIDFVCGTVLQDTFYTRMSGTSEYSPPEXILFGCYHGQPATIWSLGILLYELVCGHLPFNTDEDIIRGQLFFPPRVSQGCQHLRHGSSTARPANLGGLEGSGC; encoded by the exons ATGGGCGTTGTTTCCGGTTTCTCTCCCCACTTGCAGGCGGCCATCAAGCGAGTGTCCCGCGATCGCATCCCGGAGTGGGCGCGGCTG CACAGCGGCGCCCTTGTGCCCCTGGAGCTGGCGCTGCTCTGGATGGTGTCGCGCCCTGGCTTCCGCGGCGCGGTGCGGCTCCTGGACTGGTTCGAGCTGCCCGACGGCTTCGCGCTGGTCATGGAGCGTCCGGAGCGCTGTCAGGACCTCTGGTACTTCCTGGAGGAGCGGGCGTTCCTGACGGAGCCCGTGGCGCGGGGGCTGTTCcgccaggtgctggaggccgtGCGGCACTGCACCAGCCGCGGCGTCCTGCACCGCCACATCAAGGCCGAGAACGTCCTCGTCGACCTGGCCACCGGCGAGGCAAAGCTCATCGACTTCGTGTGCGGCACGGTCCTCCAGGACACCTTCTACACCCGAATGTCAG GCACGTCGGAGTACAGCCCGCCGGAGTGAATCCTCTTTGGCTGCTACCATGGCCAGCCAGCCACCatctggtccctgggcatccTGCTCTATGAGCTGGTCTGTGGGCACCTTCCTTTTAACACGGATGAGGACATCATCCGGGGCCAGCTCTTCTTCCCGCCCCGGGTGTCTCAAG GGTGCCAGCACCTCAGGCACGGAAGCAGCACCGCTCGGCCTGCGAATCTGGGAGGGCTGGAGGGCAGCGGGTGTTAA
- the LOC125323890 gene encoding TOG array regulator of axonemal microtubules protein 2-like: MEGVALLLDLCKSSPQLVSTNTVQIFDYFVPRLGDTHKKVKQKALDVLAEIISILKDGLNPVIICLVEGITNNLNSKDPGVYAAAVKALEESMAHLDKVSLMKEFSHRRSELKGQALLDVTEHLSGMASPSKARGLPRQNLQGMPVNRH; the protein is encoded by the exons atggaaggagtggcactcctcctagacctgtgcaaaagcagcccccagctcgtcTCCACTAACACTGTCCAA atttttgattattttgtcccGAGACTTGGTGATACgcacaagaaagtgaagcagaaggcgCTGGACGTGCTGGCTGAAATCATAAGCATCCTGAAAGATGGCTTAAACCCGGTGATCATCTGTTTGGttgaaggaataacaaacaaCCTAAACTCAAAGGACCCCGGGGTTTATGCCGCAGCTGTGAAAGCGCTGGAAGAATCCATGGCTCACTTAG ataaagtatccctgatgaaagagttcagccaccgcaggagtgaactgaagggccaagctctgctggatgtcacGGAGCATCTCTCAGGTATGGCCTCCCCTTCTAAGGCAAGAGGTCTTCcgaggcagaatttacaggGAATGCCAGTGAATAGACACTAG